One Perognathus longimembris pacificus isolate PPM17 chromosome 13, ASM2315922v1, whole genome shotgun sequence genomic window, GTGCTGCAGATACACAGAGGAAAGAATGACTGGCCCCCTAACCAGAACAGGAAAGCAGACTTTAAATGAAAGCCAGCGATTTCTCCCTGGGGTTCATTTGGGGGTGCTATTTGACCTTGACCTTGATTGACCCTGGTAGGTTTGGGAATTCTCGGGTGGAGAAAGGGCTTTTTGAGGAATGTGCTGGATGAGAAAGTGCTATTTGGGAACTCTAGGGTTTAGGCATACACAGACAGGGAGGTGTTTTGTTTGGCTGAAACAAAGATTCAGAAGAGCAAGTAAAGGGGTTTAAATCTGCCACTGGAATGGTATGTACAGTACTGTAAGGATTCCACAGGATGCTAATAGTACAGAGAGCTTAGGGCTAGGGTGGCTGGATGTAAAGTAGATTGATGTGTGCAAATACTTcatacaaaagacaaaagagaaaacactaTTAGGATCATCCTCAAGAACATAGATTCTGAATTGTCCTCCTATGTCTAAAGATGTACCTTTAGCATCTTCTGACATCCATGCATGACAAACAAAGGAAATACTCTTAGTTGCCtgtttgtatgtctttagctttcAATTCATTTATTTGAGGAGGGTGTcataatttttttcacttcagaaGGGAGAGATCTCTGTAATGTAGAGAGAAACACTGCCAAAGAGTCATCAAGGGACATCTGATGAAAGAGTAGACCAGTGGTTGCCAGCCCTTAGGTTATAAGAAAGATGCTCATGGCCCAACTCAAGGCAGGTTGCCAGGGTAATGGAGAGGCGTTGCACTTAATTAGATGTTAAGAGGGCCCAGGAGTCAAGCTCCAGGGTAGACCCAGGAAGTCTTCCAGAAAGAGCTGCATAAAGCAGCATTATCTGTTTTTCTGGCTGCAGACCTCAGTGGGGGTATTTTCAAGGTCTGCCATAGActattaattgtatttttttttgttttcttctgttaaCTCTCCCAGATGTTGAGATTCTAAGGCCTTGTTAAAGCCTGTGACTTATTTGCTGTGTGTTATGTGCTCTTTTCCTCTCTAAGATGAATTTCAAACTCCAAACGTTGGTTCCTGGTTTCTGAAGGTGTCCCAAGAATCCCAGAGCCACGCAGGGAGAGCCCTGAGCTGTGGTATACACACTGCCTTGCCTGCTTTCTGACTTTGGCTGCTGAGTTGTGGCAACTACCCCTATTCAGTGGCAGTTGTAGCAGTCTAAACTTGGAACTGTCAGGTGTGGATGTTTCTTTCTGGAATAGTCACCAGAGCCTAGCTTTCCTCCCAATAATACATAAGTATGAAAGTTTTAATTTCCTTCAAATGTCACTGTATATCTGTCATATCCTGTGTACATTAATGTTCTCAGCTGAGAACATTCCCCTAGGCCCATAAGTGGTTTTGGCCTTGGTGTGAACTGTGGTATGCTTTTCATATTTAATTTCCATAATCCCCATTAACCAGTCTTTTTGCCCCCAAGTAAATTTTGATTTCTGATCCAAGACTGCTCTCTGCTAGTAGTTGTCTGTGGTGAGAAAAGTAGTTATTTTAGGGAGTCTGGGAAAAGTGAccattctattattattatttttttttttttttggccagtcctgggccttggactcagggcctgagcactgtccctggcttcttcccgctcaaggctagcactctgccacttgagccacagcgccgcttctggctgttttctgtatatgtggtgctggggaatcgaacctagggcctcgtgtatccgaggcaggcactcttgccactaggctatatccccagccccatgaaaagtGACCATTCTAGATGATGGAAAGGGTAGAATTACATGCATTCTTGCTAGCTTGAGACTGAGTGTTGTCTGCTGCCTTTCTGCTTTGCTCTTGCTGTCAGTGCTACAGGTGGAAGAAGGTCCATATCTCTTTCTGTGGGTgcttcaggcctctttggaagtGGAGGCAACCACGAGAAGGAGAAGCTTTCCCTTCAGGATATTGCTGAGATGATTCGTGCCAGAGCCTGCCAGAGAGTCGTGGCCATGGTTGGGGCTGGCATTAGCACACCCAGTGGCATTCCAGACTTCAGGTACACTCAGTCCCCAGTGACATTGATGCCACTTCTCCACTCTTCTGAAGGTTTAGACCTCTTCCTTTTATCCCACAGATCTCCTGGGAGCGGCCTTTACAGCAACCTCCAGCAATACAACATCCCATATCCTGAGGCCATTTTTGAACTTGAATTTTTCTTTCACAACCCCAAGCCCTTTTTCACTTTGGCCAAGGAGCTGTACCCTGGGAACTATAGGCCCAATGTCACTCACTACTTCCTCCGACTGCTCCATGACAAGGGTCTGCTCCTGCGGCTCTATACACAAAACATCGATGGGCTTGAGAGAGGTGAGCCCTCCATCCCCCCTTGAACATTCTATGCCTGTTTTCAGGTAGGGCTGGGGCCTAGTGCTTATACCTCATCCTTGACATTGTTTAAAGCTAGCTGTATATGCCTTTGCATTCTCCCAGTGTCCAAACTACTATTGGGAGCCTCCCTTTTCCCACATAATTACTGGGCTGTAAGTTTGGGGAAGAACTAAAATTGACATTGTCTTATGAATCTAGTGTGATGAtctcctttttgtcttttaagaAATATGTTAGCcacctggctcatgcctgtaatcctcactactcaggaggctgagatctgaggattgagtttgaagccagcttgggcaggaaagtctgtgagactcttaactctatttaaccatgaaaaagccagacatagagctgtggcccaagtggtagaatgctagctttgagcaaaaaaaaagtgctcaagccctgagttcaagcccccagactggcacaaaaaaagaaagaaaagaaatatgcaaaaaaaaaaaaaaagagagaaatatgtcAAGTAACCAGAAGTAAAGAGAACATTGCAAGGAACCCTCATGTCTTCTCCCTAAGTTTTCATTACTGACAACACATCAATCCTTGTTTGTCTGTGTTCTTCCTGAATTTCATTCATACCCCCTGCCCCTGATTTAATTTAGAAACaacctgcaaatcagtgggcatcTTTGCAAGATATACTTTAAAACATAGATCATCACAGTTATTTAAAGCAACTGTTATCACACAAAAGAATCGCCTTCTATTCAGTGTTGTCTAGGTCAGTCTGTGATGATTTCTTGGTGAAATTGCTTGTCACAGCAGTGATGCACAGGGTGTGCTTGCCAGGCTAGTTGTCTTAGGGAAGCATTGTTAGGGTCTTGCCCAAGGTGCATTAGTACTGGTGCATTAGTGAGCAGCAGCTGCTCTGCTAATTTGCAGAAGTGCTGTCATCTGAGTGCTGTGCCAGGAGTACACTTCCTGTGAGAAGGAACCACAGAGGCCTTAGTGCTTGCCTCATGGAGCCATCTCTTCTCACAAGGAGCATCAGAGCAGACTTTGGAGGAAAGTGGATTTTCCTGACTAATGCTTTAGCACTGCAGTTAGGACATTGGTGGGAAGCTGCTTGCAGGTCCCTGCCTCAAGCCCTTCAGAACTAAACAGCAATAACATACTTTTTGAGAGAAATCTCCATctcttccctttctatttttgcttagagacaaagtcttgctttGTTTGTCCAGGCTGATCTGGGACTCTTGCCTTAGACTCGTGAGTCCTGGTATCAGAGGTGTGCATCACTATACCTGGCTGAGAAGTTACTTTTTGGTCTATTCATTAGCCATTCAGTTTGCTTGAAATGTAGGCTTGCTGAGCCCAAACTTGTACTTGCACAGCTGTCTCAGAGCCTGTTAACACTGAACTTTGGTTTCAATTTCAGTATCTGGCATCCCTGCGGGAAAGCTGGTTGAAGCTCATGGAACTTTCGCCTCAGCTACCTGCATAGTCTGTCGAAGGTCCTTCCCAGGGGAGAACTGCTGGGTGAGTTTTTCTACTGATGAGGctcccttcttcatttcttttttctttttcttttttttcctttttttttttctttttttggccagtcctggggcttggactcagggcctgagcactgttcctggcttctttttgcttaaggctagcaccctgtcacttgagccacagcaccacttctggccattttatatatatgtggtgctggggaactcgaacccagggcttcatgtatgtgaggcaagcactctcgccatattcccagccccccttcttcaTTTCTTGAGGGGTGCTGTGAAAGTGGTAAGTGCTATGCTAAAAATGTGTATTGCTAGTACCAGTGATTTATTGCTGTCATCCTCgcaactcaggagcctgagatctgtgatttgaagctagtctaggcaggaaagtctatgagactcttacctccaattaaccaccaaagagctagaagtggaggtgtggttgaagtggtagaatgctagccttgagcagaaaggctcagaCACAGTACAAATCCTGAATTCTGGCCTCaggcctcaccaccaccaccaccaccacccccccccccaagaaaaaaaacaaacccaaaaaagtGTTGTGTTGAGAGGAGAATAGAACAACAAtaattaaacatatatatgtatttgtttggtactgagacttgaactcagtggctggtcactgtttgcttagcttttttgctaaaggctggcactttacaaTTTGAgctacctccactttcagcttttaggtggttaatatGAAATACAAGTCTCAGattctttcctgcccaagctggcttctaaccatggcccccagatctcagcctcctgcgtagctaggattataagcttgagcccctggctcctggctttattttttattcagaaaagtaccacatgcttttaaaaaactaaggcagggctggggctataggtcagtggtagagaactttccAGGTTTGCCTAAGTCCCTGGGTGTGCTTTCCAGCACCAAGTTGCATGGTGGGAAGATcaaaattggaaacaa contains:
- the Sirt3 gene encoding NAD-dependent protein deacetylase sirtuin-3, mitochondrial isoform X2, coding for MALRGQRALLALRLWGLGGGRRSISLSVGASGLFGSGGNHEKEKLSLQDIAEMIRARACQRVVAMVGAGISTPSGIPDFRSPGSGLYSNLQQYNIPYPEAIFELEFFFHNPKPFFTLAKELYPGNYRPNVTHYFLRLLHDKGLLLRLYTQNIDGLERVSGIPAGKLVEAHGTFASATCIVCRRSFPGENCWAEVMADRVPRCPVCTGVVKPDIVFFGEPMPQRFLLHLADFPLADLLLILGTSLEVEPFASLSEAVRSSVPRLLINRELVGPFAWRPRRRDVAQLGDVVHSVEKLVDLLGWTEELQDLVQRETRK
- the Sirt3 gene encoding NAD-dependent protein deacetylase sirtuin-3, mitochondrial isoform X1, whose amino-acid sequence is MALRGQRALLALRLWGLGGGRRSISLSVGASGLFGSGGNHEKEKLSLQDIAEMIRARACQRVVAMVGAGISTPSGIPDFRSPGSGLYSNLQQYNIPYPEAIFELEFFFHNPKPFFTLAKELYPGNYRPNVTHYFLRLLHDKGLLLRLYTQNIDGLERVSGIPAGKLVEAHGTFASATCIVCRRSFPGENCWAEVMADRVPRCPVCTGVVKPDIVFFGEPMPQRFLLHLADFPLADLLLILGTSLEVEPFASLSEAVRSSVPRLLINRELVGPFAWRPRRRDVAQLGDVVHSVEKLVDLLGWTEELQDLVQRETRKV
- the Sirt3 gene encoding NAD-dependent protein deacetylase sirtuin-3, mitochondrial isoform X3 yields the protein MIRARACQRVVAMVGAGISTPSGIPDFRSPGSGLYSNLQQYNIPYPEAIFELEFFFHNPKPFFTLAKELYPGNYRPNVTHYFLRLLHDKGLLLRLYTQNIDGLERVSGIPAGKLVEAHGTFASATCIVCRRSFPGENCWAEVMADRVPRCPVCTGVVKPDIVFFGEPMPQRFLLHLADFPLADLLLILGTSLEVEPFASLSEAVRSSVPRLLINRELVGPFAWRPRRRDVAQLGDVVHSVEKLVDLLGWTEELQDLVQRETRKV